The Microlunatus soli genome contains the following window.
AGTCTCGGGATGATCCGGCTCTTGCCCGACCCGGGCGCGCCGAGGACGTAATTGATCATGGTCAACGACGCTAGCCCGAATCGTCAGGAGCCATCCAGTCCTTTAGTCCGGCGCTGCTATCGGCCCACTGAGCGTGCCCAGGCCATAAACACCGATGTACACCGACGCGACCGGCATCAGAGGTGACGAGATCGGCGGAGCTCGCGGCGGCAACTTGGCGATGCACCCGGCGGCTCGAGGCTGAGTCCGGATCCGCCGGTACGCGGCGGATGGGACAATTGCCAGGTGATCGCTGGATATCGCTGCCCGCGGGACGGCCGGACCAGTCCGGCGGCGGACCTCAACTGGCATTGCCCGGACTGCGGCTCGCCGTGGGACCTCGACCACTCGGCCGGCCGGGTCGACCAAGATCAACTGGCGTCCCGGCCGGCGTCACTGTGGCGCTATGCAGAGGCGCTGCCGCTGAACGACCCGTCGATCAGTCTGGGCGAGGGGTTCACCCCGATGGTCGCTCTGGACGAACGGGTCAGCGCCAAGCTCGATTTCCTGATGCCGACGTTGTCGTTCAAGGACCGTGGCGCGGCGATGTTGATCGAGGCTGCGAATCGGCTGCGGCCGGAGCGAGTGATCGCCGACAGCAGCGGGAACGCCGGCACCGCGGTGGCGGCCTATGCCGCCCGGGCCGGGTTGTCGTGCACGATCTACGTGCCGGCGACGACGTCGGCGAAGAAGATCGAACAGGTCCGCGCGCACGGCGCCGAGGTGATGATCATCGACGGCGATCGGGAGACGACCGCCCGAGCCGCCCAGTGGGGAGCCGATCAGCCGGGGACGTTCTACGCCAGCCACGTCTACAACCCGTACTTCCTGCACGGGACGAAGACCTACGGCTATGAGTTGTGGGAGAGCTACGGTGGTCGGCTGCCGGAGGTGATCGCGCTGCCGGTCGGCAACGGCACTCTGGTGCTCGGTGTCGCCCTCGCGATCGAGGAACTTGTCGATCATGGCCTGCTCGACCGGCGGCCGCGGTTGGTCGCGGTGCAGACCGAGGTCGTTGCTCCGCTGGCCCGAGCGCACCGCGAAGGACTGATCGAATTGCCGGCCGGCTATGCGACCTCGGCTGAGACGATCGCCGAAGGTATCGCCATCGCCGACCCCGCCCGGGCACCGCAGATCCTGGCTGCGATCGAACGCAGCGGCGGCGACATCGTCACCGTCGCCGACGCCGAGGTGGCTGCTGCGCAACAGGACCTGGCGGCTCGCGGGCTGTACGTCGAGGCGACCGCCGGCGCCTGCTGGGCCGCGGTCCGGCACGCCGAACGCGCCGAGACCGACGAAGATCAACTCGGCTGGCAACTGCTCGCCGATCAAGAGGTCGTCGTCCCGCTCTGCGGAGCCGGACTCAAGTCCGGTCTGGCCTCGGTTCAGACGTAGCGATTCCGGCCGCTCAGCGCACCGAACACCATCTGGACGCTCCAGACGACGAGCAGCAACGCCAGCGGAACCGTCCACCCGCCGGTGAGACCGTGCAGCGTGCCGAAGACGAACGGGCCGACGCCAGCCAACAGGTAACCGAAGCCCTGCGCCATCCCGGACAGTTGGGCGGTCTCGGCATCGCTGCGCGCCCGCAGTGCGATCACGGTCAGGGCGAGCGAGAACACGCTCATCCCGATTCCGAGCAGCGCACTCCACAGCAGCGGGACGGCGCCCGGATCGATCAGCAGACCGATGACACCGGCCAGGCCGGACAGACCGAGTCCGACGATCCACGGGCT
Protein-coding sequences here:
- a CDS encoding threonine synthase, whose amino-acid sequence is MIAGYRCPRDGRTSPAADLNWHCPDCGSPWDLDHSAGRVDQDQLASRPASLWRYAEALPLNDPSISLGEGFTPMVALDERVSAKLDFLMPTLSFKDRGAAMLIEAANRLRPERVIADSSGNAGTAVAAYAARAGLSCTIYVPATTSAKKIEQVRAHGAEVMIIDGDRETTARAAQWGADQPGTFYASHVYNPYFLHGTKTYGYELWESYGGRLPEVIALPVGNGTLVLGVALAIEELVDHGLLDRRPRLVAVQTEVVAPLARAHREGLIELPAGYATSAETIAEGIAIADPARAPQILAAIERSGGDIVTVADAEVAAAQQDLAARGLYVEATAGACWAAVRHAERAETDEDQLGWQLLADQEVVVPLCGAGLKSGLASVQT